In the genome of Mucisphaera calidilacus, one region contains:
- a CDS encoding preprotein translocase subunit SecA — protein sequence MVGSTPDSDLAAPPSQLWRNLSRPAKPPKLPRGLDGFWNLATGRIVPLIPRTRRYLQRAQRIHEAAEAHRTAAVPALDQRVEDLRATFRKGRAEREHVDEAMALIVELADRTLGMRPYVVQVAAGLSMFDGCLAEVATGEGKTLIATLPAILAGWRGRGCHVVTVNDYLAQRDAQTMGPLYRKAGLRVASVHQELKDDERRQAYLADVTYLTNKEVAADYLRDRLKQGKARGLASTLVDAITTGRGSYGRGMVQRGLACAIVDEADSVLIDESVTPLIISTEADNEDQAQAFKQAVAMADQLERDRDYKVVARYKEIELTRAGRERSREIAESLDLSGVWSTPRGREELVHQALSAKELFLPGQQYVIQEGKVVIVDESTGRLMPDRSWRHGLHQAVEAKEGLDVSGAKETLARISFQRFFRMYENLSGMTGTAWEERYEFWEVYSLATVRFPTHRPRIREEMPDRVFASAEARWLAVVEEIRQLHATGRPVLIGTRSVEASEKLSSLLAAQGIHHEVLNAVRHAEEAAIVARAGERGRVTVATNMAGRGTDIKLSRGVAELGGLAVIATERHESGRVDRQLFGRAGRQGDPGSAVCFVSLEDELIKRYTRAVDRAILSNYAGNPVAASYLFNQAQGRAQRMARANRKGVLEHDHWLEKHLGFAPE from the coding sequence ATGGTCGGCTCGACCCCCGATTCCGACCTCGCCGCACCGCCCAGCCAGCTCTGGCGCAACCTCTCGCGACCGGCCAAACCGCCCAAGCTCCCGCGCGGCCTCGACGGCTTCTGGAACCTCGCCACCGGACGCATCGTCCCGCTCATCCCGCGCACCCGTCGCTACCTCCAGCGCGCCCAGCGGATCCACGAGGCCGCCGAGGCGCACCGCACCGCCGCCGTCCCCGCACTCGACCAGCGGGTCGAGGACCTGCGAGCCACCTTCCGCAAGGGGCGCGCCGAACGCGAGCACGTCGACGAGGCCATGGCCCTGATCGTGGAGCTGGCCGACCGCACGCTCGGCATGCGGCCCTACGTGGTCCAGGTCGCCGCCGGCCTGTCGATGTTCGACGGCTGCCTCGCCGAGGTGGCCACCGGCGAGGGCAAGACGCTCATCGCGACCCTCCCCGCGATCCTCGCCGGCTGGCGCGGCCGCGGCTGCCACGTCGTCACCGTCAACGACTACCTCGCCCAACGCGACGCACAGACCATGGGGCCGCTCTACCGCAAGGCAGGCCTGCGCGTCGCCTCCGTCCACCAGGAACTCAAAGACGACGAACGCCGACAGGCCTACCTCGCCGACGTCACCTACCTCACCAACAAGGAAGTCGCCGCCGACTACCTGCGCGACCGGCTCAAGCAGGGCAAGGCACGCGGGCTCGCCTCGACACTCGTCGACGCCATCACCACCGGACGCGGGTCCTATGGCCGGGGGATGGTCCAGCGCGGGCTCGCCTGCGCCATCGTCGACGAGGCCGACTCCGTGCTCATCGACGAGTCGGTCACACCCCTGATCATCTCGACCGAGGCCGACAACGAAGACCAGGCCCAGGCGTTCAAACAGGCGGTCGCCATGGCCGACCAGCTCGAACGCGACCGCGACTACAAGGTCGTCGCCCGCTACAAGGAAATCGAGCTGACGCGCGCCGGACGCGAACGCTCACGCGAGATCGCCGAGTCCCTCGACCTCTCAGGCGTCTGGTCGACGCCACGCGGCCGCGAAGAACTCGTGCACCAGGCCCTCTCCGCTAAAGAGCTCTTCCTGCCGGGCCAGCAATACGTCATCCAGGAGGGCAAGGTGGTGATCGTCGACGAGTCGACCGGCCGCCTCATGCCCGACCGTTCCTGGCGGCACGGCCTCCACCAGGCCGTCGAGGCCAAGGAGGGGCTGGACGTCAGCGGCGCCAAGGAGACACTCGCCCGCATCAGCTTCCAGCGCTTCTTCCGCATGTACGAGAACCTCTCGGGTATGACCGGCACGGCATGGGAAGAACGCTACGAGTTCTGGGAGGTCTACAGCCTCGCAACCGTCCGATTCCCGACGCACCGACCCCGGATCCGCGAGGAGATGCCCGACCGCGTCTTCGCCTCCGCCGAGGCACGCTGGCTCGCGGTCGTCGAGGAAATACGCCAGCTCCACGCCACCGGGCGCCCGGTCCTCATCGGCACACGCTCGGTCGAGGCCAGCGAGAAACTCAGCTCGCTCCTCGCCGCGCAAGGGATCCACCACGAGGTGCTCAACGCCGTACGCCACGCCGAGGAAGCCGCCATCGTCGCCCGGGCCGGCGAACGAGGCCGCGTCACCGTCGCCACCAACATGGCCGGCCGAGGCACCGACATCAAGCTCTCCCGAGGCGTCGCGGAACTCGGCGGGCTCGCGGTCATCGCGACCGAACGCCACGAGTCAGGCCGCGTCGATCGGCAGCTCTTCGGACGCGCCGGCCGCCAGGGCGACCCCGGCTCAGCCGTCTGCTTCGTGAGCCTCGAAGACGAACTGATCAAACGCTACACACGCGCCGTCGACCGCGCGATCCTCTCGAACTACGCCGGCAACCCCGTCGCCGCCAGCTACCTCTTCAACCAGGCCCAGGGCCGAGCCCAGCGCATGGCACGGGCCAACCGCAAGGGCGTCCTGGAACACGACCACTGGCTGGAGAAACACCTCGGCTTCGCCCCGGAATAG
- a CDS encoding DUF4405 domain-containing protein — protein MKRNTLNALIDAALAVCMLILMLTGLLIAFVLPHGHGGGGGGGRATLWGLTRHGYGDIHLWASYVAIGLVLVHLMTHWSWVLITVRRMIWPSSKGAPSLMTQLTTGLAALTLLVVLTLGLGWVARASVERDDSSRRGGGRWEQSMMVDEQGERGAGDRQERRRGEW, from the coding sequence ATGAAACGCAACACACTCAACGCACTGATCGACGCTGCCCTGGCGGTCTGCATGCTCATCCTGATGCTGACGGGGCTGCTGATTGCCTTTGTGCTGCCCCACGGCCATGGCGGTGGGGGTGGTGGCGGACGGGCGACGCTCTGGGGTCTGACCCGGCACGGCTACGGCGACATCCACCTGTGGGCGAGCTACGTGGCGATCGGTCTGGTGCTGGTTCATCTCATGACGCACTGGAGTTGGGTGCTCATTACGGTGCGGAGGATGATCTGGCCGAGCAGCAAGGGTGCTCCGTCGCTGATGACACAGCTCACGACCGGTCTGGCGGCGCTGACGCTGCTGGTCGTCCTGACGCTTGGGCTGGGCTGGGTGGCGCGGGCGTCGGTGGAGCGTGACGATTCATCTCGGCGTGGCGGCGGCCGGTGGGAGCAGAGCATGATGGTGGATGAGCAGGGTGAGCGTGGTGCGGGCGATCGGCAGGAGCGACGTCGGGGTGAGTGGTAA
- a CDS encoding beta strand repeat-containing protein codes for MFAFRVCGYSASAYTMAALLSAAMSAQAAGDVFTWVGGAGTAWNTADNWVNETSPGTIKVFPRRSDTATFPAGVAAVAGGGEVGGITIAPGGMFTMTFDDLTVLGEIDNAGVFAFQNHGFSNTERLSLNGPVTLTGGGEVLMTSSDAKISQLFGTGGLINTDNTIRGNGRITASVTNAGVIRAENGTLLLATTDNTGGAVQVASNGRLSLIGALSGGTLTGEGGKISGEAFRDLTVNGLLVVSLDDAKMAGAINNTGTITFQNSGFSNNEVLGVVEQVTLTGGGEFVLNSSEARIEPSSGSGEIVNVDNTLRGVGRISSAITNQGLIRAENGTLYIGTTDNTGGEVEIAGNGRLHLLGELSNGVIVGEPGGLIAGVGIRDVTTTGTVTVSSSDLGAAGTLNNTGLITFENSGFSNYENLGLHDQVTLTGGGTVILNSGDARITQASGTGGLVNIDNTIRTSGRGNLLVDVTNTGTVAIGGGSVLNLGGTLSGGTLDIEPGGLIIGGLIEDVTNVDTLTVSMDDRPVRGTLDNRGTIRFQNSGFANNEILGLHGQVTLTGNGEVIMTSADARINQVEGVGGLVNLNNTISGNGSINVPLVNHDTVIASGGRLILSETDNANGEVVIRDGARLRLGGSLVGGRLVSEGNVWIDGNGLEDVEMSGMFRVSIDELVVRNGITNTGVITYENSGFSNVEALWLDGQVTLDGGGAVILNSSDAWIAQFGETTGGLINIDNTIRIDGRGTIKADIDNRGVVEVPAGSLLDLSGTIRGGTLRIAPGGVIVGGLLEDFTLEGTMTVSISDRLIGGDIHNTGVITFENSGFANHEILYLNDTVMLTGGGEIVLSNHEAIIRKHPDAASGGILNRDNTIRGFGSLEVDIQNGGIVRAENGRLRASGNFIQTSGSIEVAPGAEFEFNGDSLETGSVVIEEEGTFDFNGDLLFTRRIEGDFDHDTGTFQPLGRTRGFVLGDYTQLSTEAELLISLYSYIQGLQVTGDLTLMGQLEFSGDYYNAVLGESYTFIHVDGLLTGTFDGLAEGALVTRFNGIDMFITYRGGDGNDVALYSIPEPAGLTILGLGCALLRRRGAA; via the coding sequence ATGTTTGCATTCCGAGTATGCGGGTATTCGGCTTCGGCTTACACGATGGCGGCGCTTCTGTCGGCTGCGATGTCGGCTCAGGCTGCCGGTGACGTGTTTACATGGGTCGGCGGCGCGGGAACGGCCTGGAACACCGCGGACAACTGGGTGAACGAGACGTCGCCTGGGACCATCAAGGTCTTCCCGAGGCGATCGGACACGGCGACGTTCCCGGCGGGTGTGGCGGCGGTGGCCGGCGGAGGCGAGGTTGGCGGTATCACCATCGCGCCCGGCGGCATGTTCACGATGACCTTCGACGACCTGACCGTCTTGGGGGAGATCGACAACGCAGGCGTGTTCGCCTTCCAGAACCATGGCTTCTCGAACACGGAGCGTCTGAGTCTTAACGGGCCGGTGACGCTGACAGGCGGCGGTGAAGTCCTGATGACCAGCAGCGACGCAAAGATCTCGCAGCTATTCGGCACGGGCGGGCTGATCAACACGGACAACACCATCCGCGGCAACGGCCGGATCACGGCGAGCGTCACCAATGCCGGCGTGATTCGCGCGGAGAACGGCACGCTGCTGCTTGCGACAACCGACAACACGGGCGGAGCGGTTCAGGTCGCGAGCAACGGACGGCTGAGCCTAATCGGTGCGTTGTCGGGCGGCACGCTGACCGGCGAGGGCGGGAAGATTTCGGGCGAGGCCTTCCGTGACCTAACGGTCAACGGGTTGCTGGTGGTCAGTCTCGACGATGCGAAGATGGCCGGAGCGATCAACAACACGGGCACGATCACGTTCCAGAACAGCGGATTCTCGAACAACGAGGTGCTGGGTGTTGTTGAACAGGTCACGCTGACCGGCGGCGGGGAGTTCGTGCTCAACAGCAGCGAGGCTCGGATCGAGCCGTCGTCGGGCAGCGGCGAGATCGTAAATGTCGACAACACGCTGCGTGGTGTGGGCAGGATCAGCAGTGCGATCACGAATCAGGGTCTGATCCGCGCCGAGAACGGAACTCTCTACATCGGGACGACGGACAACACGGGCGGGGAGGTCGAGATCGCTGGAAACGGGCGGCTGCACCTTCTGGGCGAGTTGTCGAACGGCGTGATCGTTGGCGAACCGGGCGGGCTGATCGCGGGGGTGGGCATCCGAGACGTGACCACGACGGGCACGGTGACGGTGAGCAGCAGCGACCTTGGCGCGGCGGGGACCCTGAACAACACGGGTCTGATCACGTTCGAGAACAGCGGATTCTCCAACTATGAGAACCTTGGCCTGCATGACCAGGTGACGCTGACGGGCGGGGGCACGGTGATCCTCAACAGTGGCGACGCAAGGATCACCCAGGCGAGCGGGACCGGTGGACTGGTCAACATCGACAACACGATCCGGACCAGCGGTCGGGGCAACCTCCTCGTCGACGTGACCAACACGGGCACGGTGGCGATAGGTGGTGGTTCGGTACTCAACCTCGGCGGGACCCTCAGCGGCGGCACGCTGGACATCGAGCCGGGCGGGCTGATCATCGGCGGGCTGATCGAGGACGTGACGAATGTGGACACCCTGACGGTCAGCATGGACGACCGTCCGGTCAGGGGCACGCTGGACAACCGGGGCACGATTCGCTTCCAGAACAGCGGATTCGCGAACAACGAGATCCTCGGGTTGCACGGGCAGGTCACGCTGACGGGCAACGGCGAGGTGATCATGACCAGCGCTGATGCGCGGATCAATCAGGTCGAGGGGGTCGGTGGGCTGGTCAACCTCAACAACACGATCTCGGGCAACGGCAGCATCAACGTCCCGCTTGTCAATCACGACACGGTGATCGCTTCGGGCGGGCGGCTGATCCTCTCGGAGACGGACAACGCCAACGGAGAAGTCGTCATCCGCGACGGTGCCCGGCTGCGGCTGGGTGGGAGCCTCGTGGGCGGCCGGTTGGTGTCCGAGGGCAACGTCTGGATCGACGGCAACGGCCTGGAAGACGTTGAGATGTCAGGGATGTTTCGGGTCAGCATTGATGAGCTGGTCGTGCGTAATGGGATCACGAACACCGGCGTCATCACCTATGAGAACTCGGGATTCTCCAATGTCGAGGCGCTCTGGCTGGATGGGCAGGTGACACTCGACGGCGGCGGCGCGGTGATTCTCAACAGCTCCGACGCGTGGATCGCTCAGTTCGGCGAGACGACCGGCGGGCTGATCAACATCGACAACACGATCCGCATCGACGGACGGGGCACGATCAAGGCCGACATCGACAACCGGGGCGTCGTCGAGGTGCCGGCGGGGTCACTTCTGGATCTGAGCGGCACGATCCGCGGCGGGACGCTCCGGATCGCGCCGGGGGGCGTGATCGTCGGCGGGCTACTCGAAGATTTCACGCTCGAAGGCACGATGACCGTGTCGATCAGCGACCGGCTGATCGGGGGTGACATCCACAACACGGGCGTGATCACCTTCGAGAACAGCGGCTTCGCGAACCACGAGATCCTGTATCTGAATGACACGGTGATGCTGACCGGAGGCGGGGAGATTGTTCTCAGCAACCACGAGGCGATCATCCGCAAACATCCGGACGCTGCCTCTGGTGGCATCCTCAATCGTGATAACACCATCCGAGGCTTCGGATCGCTGGAGGTTGACATCCAGAATGGAGGCATCGTTCGCGCCGAAAACGGCCGGCTGCGGGCCTCGGGTAATTTCATACAAACATCGGGCAGCATTGAGGTTGCGCCGGGTGCCGAGTTCGAGTTCAATGGCGATTCGCTCGAGACGGGGAGCGTCGTGATTGAAGAGGAAGGGACGTTTGACTTCAATGGCGATCTGCTCTTTACGCGGCGGATCGAGGGTGACTTTGACCATGACACCGGCACGTTCCAGCCGTTGGGGCGCACCCGCGGCTTCGTTCTTGGGGATTACACCCAACTCAGCACCGAGGCTGAACTGCTGATCAGTCTCTATTCATACATCCAGGGGTTACAGGTCACCGGCGACCTGACGCTGATGGGTCAGCTCGAGTTCTCGGGTGATTACTACAACGCGGTGCTCGGCGAGAGCTACACCTTTATCCATGTTGATGGCCTGTTGACGGGCACGTTCGACGGGCTTGCCGAGGGCGCGTTGGTCACGCGTTTCAACGGCATCGACATGTTCATCACCTATCGCGGCGGAGACGGCAACGACGTCGCCCTCTACTCGATCCCCGAGCCTGCCGGACTGACGATTCTCGGCCTCGGCTGTGCCTTGCTGCGACGACGGGGAGCGGCCTGA
- a CDS encoding efflux RND transporter periplasmic adaptor subunit, with protein sequence MKYHYAIVAGLIVGFVTSLPVLGQSRINLSRYEGVTRPAQQVQLSAPVDGIVEQVLVVEGEYVKEGQPLLQMDDAIQRLSTESSRLQAESDAQILRAQYALEEAQILLDRVTTSFEKDAASEWEVRRTRVQRDQATADLQLAKDNKLIAEKRYELELERLDRYRLDAPFDGVVLRRTVESGETVQTEDSLLAIVSISPIRAEIHLPAEVYGDMKLNAMYGLIGSAPASESLRGRLTIVDAIIDPASQTFRCVFEIDNPDGGLPSGFVVRLASLEPAE encoded by the coding sequence ATGAAGTACCACTATGCCATCGTCGCCGGCCTGATCGTCGGTTTTGTGACCTCGCTTCCCGTGCTCGGTCAGAGCCGGATCAACCTGTCGCGTTACGAGGGCGTGACGCGTCCGGCCCAGCAGGTTCAGCTTTCGGCGCCGGTGGACGGGATCGTCGAGCAGGTGCTGGTGGTGGAGGGCGAGTATGTCAAGGAGGGTCAACCGCTGCTGCAGATGGACGACGCGATTCAGCGGCTGTCGACCGAGTCGTCGAGGCTGCAGGCGGAGAGCGACGCCCAGATCCTGCGAGCGCAGTACGCCCTCGAGGAGGCGCAGATCCTGCTTGACCGGGTGACCACGAGCTTCGAGAAGGACGCGGCCAGCGAGTGGGAGGTTCGGCGGACGCGCGTGCAGCGTGATCAGGCGACCGCTGACCTGCAGCTGGCGAAGGACAACAAGCTGATCGCGGAGAAGCGTTACGAGTTGGAGCTGGAGCGTCTGGATCGTTACCGGCTGGACGCGCCGTTCGACGGCGTGGTGCTGCGGCGGACGGTGGAGTCGGGCGAGACGGTCCAGACCGAGGACTCGCTGCTGGCGATCGTGAGCATCAGCCCGATCCGTGCCGAGATTCACCTGCCGGCGGAGGTGTACGGCGACATGAAGCTCAACGCGATGTACGGGCTGATCGGGTCGGCGCCCGCGTCCGAGTCGCTGCGGGGCAGGCTCACGATCGTGGACGCGATCATCGACCCGGCTTCGCAGACGTTCCGCTGTGTCTTTGAGATCGACAATCCCGACGGCGGTCTGCCCTCGGGATTTGTGGTTCGCCTGGCGTCGCTTGAGCCGGCTGAATAA
- a CDS encoding DUF4465 domain-containing protein, whose protein sequence is MNHLTTLTALGLMAGVACGDVLVDFDELITPGPDYVSGAGFVSKRVAFTGGQYFGWTYSDVNDTTTPGFLNQYAAYTGVDVEGDGNYAIASGGWGYINLPADQTAVSASITNTTYAALAMRDGNLVATAFGSDPQGTDLFTVTLNGYSGANGTGALTGSTAAITLGSYTAVDGLFILDTWQAIDLTVVGDARSIGLSFSSTDVGEFGINTPTYIALDNLQLVPEPSSLAGLMLVGLAAVTRRSR, encoded by the coding sequence ATGAATCACCTGACCACCCTGACTGCTCTGGGCCTGATGGCCGGCGTTGCCTGCGGCGACGTGCTTGTCGATTTCGATGAACTGATCACGCCCGGTCCGGACTACGTGAGCGGAGCCGGTTTCGTGTCGAAGCGTGTTGCGTTCACCGGCGGGCAGTATTTCGGCTGGACGTATTCGGACGTGAACGACACGACGACGCCTGGGTTCCTGAACCAGTACGCGGCGTACACCGGTGTGGACGTCGAGGGCGACGGCAACTACGCGATTGCCAGCGGCGGCTGGGGCTACATCAACCTGCCGGCGGATCAGACGGCGGTGTCGGCGTCGATCACGAACACGACCTATGCGGCTTTGGCGATGCGTGACGGCAACCTCGTCGCGACGGCCTTCGGCAGCGATCCCCAGGGCACCGACCTGTTCACGGTCACGCTCAACGGTTACAGCGGCGCGAACGGGACGGGTGCGTTGACCGGATCGACCGCGGCGATCACGCTGGGTTCCTACACGGCTGTCGACGGCCTGTTCATCCTCGACACGTGGCAGGCGATCGACCTGACGGTGGTGGGCGATGCGCGTTCGATCGGGTTGTCGTTCAGCTCGACCGACGTGGGAGAGTTCGGCATCAACACGCCGACGTACATCGCGTTGGACAACCTTCAACTCGTTCCGGAGCCCTCGTCGCTGGCCGGCCTGATGCTGGTGGGCCTGGCTGCGGTGACACGCAGGAGCCGGTAA
- the trxB gene encoding thioredoxin-disulfide reductase, which yields MSNTPSQASNGKIEKVVIIGSGPAGWTAAIYAARASLEPLVYEGFPKSSPSIVLPGGQLMLTTEVENYPGFPEGVTGPEMMADFKKQAERFGTRVVTADIDTVDFSERPFKLTSGKETIQAHSVIIATGATANWLGLENEMRLAQAGGGVSACAVCDGALPAFRDQPLGVVGGGDTAMEEAMYLTKFASKVYIIHRRDELRASKAMQQRVLDNPKAEVLWNKTVVDVLGDDRITGVTLKDTQTDETSELDLGGLFIAIGHTPATGFIRDSGLEFHDNGYLKVREPSAATNIPGVFGAGDVCDADYRQAISAAGMGCKAAIDAERWLGEQGIE from the coding sequence ATGAGTAATACACCATCGCAGGCCAGCAACGGGAAGATCGAGAAGGTTGTCATCATCGGGTCGGGCCCGGCGGGCTGGACGGCGGCGATTTACGCCGCCCGCGCCAGTCTTGAGCCGCTCGTCTACGAGGGTTTTCCCAAGTCGAGCCCGTCGATCGTTCTGCCGGGTGGCCAGTTGATGCTGACCACCGAGGTGGAGAACTACCCCGGTTTTCCCGAGGGCGTGACGGGCCCGGAGATGATGGCGGACTTCAAGAAGCAGGCCGAGCGCTTCGGCACGCGTGTGGTGACGGCGGACATCGACACGGTTGATTTCAGCGAGCGTCCGTTCAAGCTGACGTCGGGCAAGGAGACGATCCAGGCCCACAGCGTGATCATCGCGACGGGTGCCACGGCCAACTGGCTGGGGCTGGAGAACGAGATGCGTCTGGCCCAGGCGGGTGGCGGTGTGAGCGCGTGCGCCGTCTGCGACGGTGCGCTGCCTGCCTTCCGGGATCAGCCGTTGGGCGTGGTGGGCGGTGGCGACACGGCGATGGAGGAGGCGATGTACCTGACCAAGTTCGCCTCCAAGGTCTACATCATCCACCGCCGCGACGAGTTGCGGGCTTCCAAGGCGATGCAGCAGCGCGTTCTCGACAACCCGAAGGCGGAGGTGCTCTGGAACAAGACGGTGGTTGATGTGCTCGGCGACGACCGCATCACCGGGGTGACACTCAAGGACACGCAGACCGACGAGACGTCGGAGCTTGATCTCGGCGGGCTGTTCATCGCCATCGGCCATACCCCCGCGACCGGCTTCATCAGGGATTCGGGCCTGGAGTTCCACGACAACGGCTACCTGAAGGTCAGGGAGCCGTCGGCGGCGACGAACATCCCGGGCGTGTTCGGTGCGGGCGACGTCTGCGATGCGGATTATCGCCAGGCGATCTCGGCGGCGGGCATGGGGTGCAAGGCGGCGATCGATGCCGAGCGCTGGCTGGGCGAGCAGGGCATCGAGTAA
- a CDS encoding helix-turn-helix domain-containing protein, protein MPHADLDNTIARWSRAGVLFGSRPARATPDLERLLLDTAQLAAENARLFYMAVTWLSRYGNFIARHRLKRLVETELEADYQPVLGAFITLAVKHGASRELLIAAEVCQPADAPYPLFAVQRHSPALTKIAQRNACSEGARWNLWLPDEPPKLDALRPARWIINQNPAYLDRIVRKGDLRCSILLVLRCDTAGGSADSEVALAEKCSANRIAVRNALDDLEREGYTLRQPEPGARNTRIVLAASPAPLAAS, encoded by the coding sequence ATGCCCCACGCTGACCTCGACAATACGATCGCACGCTGGTCACGGGCGGGTGTTCTGTTCGGCTCCCGCCCCGCGCGCGCCACGCCAGACCTCGAGCGCCTGTTGCTGGACACCGCGCAGCTGGCCGCGGAGAACGCTCGCCTGTTCTATATGGCCGTCACCTGGTTGAGCCGATACGGCAACTTCATCGCTCGCCATCGACTCAAGCGGTTGGTAGAGACAGAGCTCGAAGCGGATTATCAGCCCGTGCTCGGTGCGTTCATCACACTGGCGGTGAAGCACGGTGCATCTCGGGAACTCCTGATCGCCGCCGAGGTGTGCCAACCGGCCGATGCCCCGTATCCCCTGTTCGCCGTGCAACGCCACTCGCCTGCCTTGACGAAGATCGCTCAGCGCAATGCCTGTTCCGAAGGCGCACGGTGGAACCTGTGGCTTCCGGACGAACCACCGAAACTTGATGCTCTTCGACCGGCCCGGTGGATCATCAACCAGAACCCGGCTTACCTCGACCGCATCGTCCGTAAGGGTGATCTGCGATGCTCGATCCTTCTGGTGCTGCGATGCGACACGGCAGGCGGCAGTGCCGATTCCGAGGTCGCCTTGGCCGAGAAGTGCTCGGCCAACCGCATCGCCGTGCGGAACGCGCTGGATGATCTGGAACGTGAGGGCTACACCCTGCGTCAACCCGAGCCAGGGGCACGCAATACCCGCATCGTTCTGGCGGCATCACCAGCACCTCTGGCTGCCAGTTGA
- a CDS encoding prepilin-type N-terminal cleavage/methylation domain-containing protein has product MRSTIRVSVRQRAFTLIELLVVISIIGLLVALVLPSLAAARSSARGVVCGSNLRQLMLANHAYASDHDEHLVPAAARFMENLHRWHGQRDAIDEPFDSARAPLFPYFQSVDVKRCPSFEPEIAGFEASCGGYGYNRNYLGTDDPKELYSESSNRIDMAADPTRTVHFTDTAFSTDGEVLMEYSFAEPPFHAAGWEASPSIHFRHQGGTNAGWLDGHMTRVSMTFTRGSAYGFTEEQNRQLGLGWFGPEDNSLFDLK; this is encoded by the coding sequence ATGCGGAGCACGATCCGAGTCAGCGTGAGGCAGAGGGCGTTTACGCTCATCGAGCTGCTGGTGGTCATCTCGATCATCGGCCTGCTGGTGGCGTTGGTGCTGCCGAGTCTTGCTGCGGCGCGGTCGTCGGCGCGGGGCGTCGTGTGCGGGAGCAACCTTCGGCAGCTGATGCTGGCGAACCACGCTTATGCCTCGGACCACGACGAGCACCTGGTGCCTGCTGCGGCGCGGTTCATGGAGAATCTGCACCGCTGGCACGGTCAACGTGACGCGATCGACGAGCCTTTCGACTCGGCTCGTGCTCCGCTCTTTCCTTATTTTCAGTCGGTAGACGTCAAGCGGTGCCCGAGCTTTGAGCCGGAGATCGCCGGCTTCGAGGCGAGCTGCGGCGGGTATGGCTACAACCGCAACTACCTGGGCACGGATGATCCCAAGGAGCTCTATTCGGAGTCGTCCAACCGGATCGACATGGCGGCGGATCCGACGCGGACCGTGCATTTCACCGACACGGCCTTCTCGACGGATGGCGAGGTGTTGATGGAGTATTCGTTCGCGGAACCCCCCTTTCACGCGGCGGGATGGGAAGCAAGCCCGTCGATTCACTTCCGGCATCAGGGTGGTACGAACGCGGGTTGGCTGGATGGCCACATGACGCGTGTGTCCATGACCTTCACGCGTGGCAGCGCCTACGGTTTCACCGAGGAACAGAACCGGCAGCTCGGTCTGGGCTGGTTTGGGCCTGAGGACAATTCGCTGTTTGACCTGAAGTAA
- the ruvA gene encoding Holliday junction branch migration protein RuvA, whose product MPARYREDDPGGKAASPPRCVYAERMISRMRGLLESVADDRVALSVGPLSVEVLVPAAEPERFEGSVGSEVTLHTLLVIESQNQGASLTPRLLGFASASDRAFFELFVTCKGIGHRKALRAMALPASTIATAITERDLVTLQSLPEIGKRTAETIVATLSGKVDRFAVADPDRPATPAASGDTGPLPEGPASEAVSILVQLGEPQNQAVALVEKAMQAEQDLETSEAILAAVYRAR is encoded by the coding sequence ATGCCCGCACGGTACCGCGAGGACGACCCGGGCGGCAAGGCGGCATCACCGCCACGCTGCGTGTACGCTGAGCGCATGATCAGCCGGATGCGTGGATTGCTGGAATCGGTGGCCGACGACCGCGTCGCCCTGAGCGTCGGACCGTTGAGTGTCGAGGTCCTCGTCCCCGCTGCCGAGCCCGAACGCTTCGAGGGATCCGTCGGCAGCGAGGTCACCCTCCACACCCTGCTGGTCATCGAGAGCCAGAACCAGGGCGCGAGCCTCACGCCACGCCTGCTCGGCTTCGCCTCGGCATCCGACCGCGCCTTCTTCGAGCTCTTCGTCACCTGCAAGGGCATCGGACACCGCAAGGCCCTGCGGGCCATGGCCCTCCCCGCCTCGACCATCGCCACCGCCATCACCGAACGCGACCTCGTCACCCTCCAGAGCCTGCCCGAGATCGGCAAGCGGACCGCCGAGACCATCGTCGCCACCCTCTCGGGCAAGGTCGACCGCTTCGCCGTCGCCGACCCCGACCGACCCGCCACACCCGCCGCATCAGGCGACACGGGCCCTCTCCCCGAAGGCCCCGCGTCCGAAGCCGTCAGCATCCTCGTGCAACTCGGCGAACCCCAGAATCAGGCCGTCGCCCTCGTCGAGAAGGCGATGCAGGCCGAACAAGACCTCGAAACCTCCGAGGCGATCCTCGCCGCCGTCTACCGCGCACGGTGA